From Dasypus novemcinctus isolate mDasNov1 chromosome 19, mDasNov1.1.hap2, whole genome shotgun sequence, a single genomic window includes:
- the TLE2 gene encoding transducin-like enhancer protein 2 isoform X5, whose product MYPQGRHPTPLQSGQPFKFSILEICDRIKEEFQFLQAQYHSLKLECEKLASEKTEMQRHYVMYYEMSYGLNIEMHKQAEIVKRLSGICTQIIPFLSQEHQQQVLQAVERAKQVTVGELNSLIGSVSPSPPESLVEEERLSGPGGTGKLRAEDKDLAGPYESDEDKSDYNLVVDEDQPSEPPSPASTPCGKTPVCAAARRDLVDSPASVASSLGSPVPRAKELILNDLPASTPVSKSCDSSPPQDTSTPGPSSAGHLRQLAAKPPPATDGVALRSPLSLSSPFTTSFSLGSHSTLNGDLSVPSSYVSLHLSPQVSGSVVYGRSPMMAFESHPHLRSSSISSLPSMPGGKPAYSFHVSADGQMQPVPFPSDALVGAGIPRHVRQLHTLAHGEVVCAVTISGSTQHVYTGGKGCVKVWDVGQPGAKTPVAQLDCLNRDNYIRSCKLLPDGRSLIVGGEASTLSIWDLAAPTPRIKAELTSSAPACYALAVSPDAKVCFSCCSDGNIVVWDLQNQTMVRQFQGHTDGASCIDISDYGTRLWTGGLDNTVRCWDLREGRQLQQHDFSSQIFSLGHCPNQDWLAVGMESSNVEILHVRKPEKYQLHLHESCVLSLKFASCGRWFVSTGKDNLLNAWRTPYGASIFQSKESSSVLSCDISGNNKYIVTGSGDKKATVYEVVY is encoded by the exons ATGTACCCCCAGGGAAGGCACCCG acCCCACTGCAGTCGGGCCAGCCGTTCAAGTTCTCGATCCTGGAGATCTGCGACCGGATCAAAGAGGAATTCCAGTTCCTCCAGGCTCAGTACCACAG CCTCAAGCTGGAGTGCGAGAAGCTGGCCAGTGAGAAGACGGAAATGCAGAGACATTATGTCATG TACTATGAGATGTCATACGGACTCAACATCGAAATGCACAAGCAG GCCGAGATCGTCAAGCGCCTCAGTGGCATCTGCACGCAGATTATCCCCTTCCTGTCCCAGGAG CACCAGCAGCAGGTGCTGCAGGCCGTGGAGCGGGCCAAGCAGGTGACGGTCGGCGAGCTGAACAGCCTCATCGGG AGCGTGTCCCCCTCGCCCCCCGAAAGTCTGGTGGAGGAGGAGCGCCTGAGCGGCCCGGGTGGCACCGGGAAGCTGAGAGCGGAGGACAAGGACCTGGCGGGGCCCTAC gagAGCGATGAGGACAAGAGCGACTACAATTTGGTGGTGGACGAG GACCAGCCCTCGGAGCCCCCCAGCCCAGCCAGCACCCCGTGTGGCAAGACCCCCGTCTGCGCGGCCGCCCGGCGGGACCTGGTGGACAGTCCGGCCTCCGTAGCTTCCAGCCTCGGCTCCCCGGTCCCCAGGGCCAAGGAGCTCATCCTG AACGACCTTCCCGCCAGCACCCCCGTCTCCAAGTCCTGCGACTCCTCCCCGCCCCAGGACACCTCCACCCCCGGGCCCAGCTCAGCCGGTCACCTCCGCCAGCTCGCCGCCAAGCCGCCGCCTGCCACCGACGGCGTCG CCCTGAGGAGCCCCCTGAGCCTGTCCAGCCCCTTCACCACCTCCTTCAGCCTGGGCTCCCACAGCACCCTCAATGGGGACCTCTCCGTGCCCAGCTCCTACGTCAGCCTCCACCTGTCCCCCCAGGTCAGCGGCTCCGTAGTGTATGGACGCTCCCCCATG ATGGCGTTTGAGTCGCACCCGCACCTCCGCAGCTCGTCCATCTCTTCCCTGCCCAGCATGCCTGGGGGCAAACC GGCCTACTCCTTCCACGTGTCCGCGGACGGGCAGATGCAGCCGGTGCCCTTCCCCTCCGACGCCCTGGTGGGCGCCGGCATCCCGCGGCACGTCCGGCAGCTGCACACGCTGGCGCACGGCGAGGTGGTCTGCGCCGTCACCATCAGCGGCTCCACGCAGCACGTGTACACGGGCGGCAAGGGCTGCGTGAAGGTGTGGGACGTGGGCCAGCCCGGAGCCAAGACGCCCGTGGCCCAGCTTGACTGCCTG AACCGGGACAACTACATCCGCTCCTGCAAGCTGCTGCCCGACGGCCGGAGTCTGATCGTGGGCGGCGAGGCCAGCACCCTGTCCATCTGGGACCTGGCGGCGCCCACCCCGCGCATCAAGGCCGAGCTGACCTCCTCGGCGCCCGCCTGCTACGCCCTGGCCGTCAGCCCCGACGCCAAGGTCTGCTTCTCCTGCTGCAGCGACGGCAACATCGTGGTCTGGGACCTGCAGAACCAGACCATGGTCAG GCAGTTCCAGGGCCACACCGACGGCGCCAGCTGCATCGACATTTCCGACTACGGCACCCGCCTGTGGACCGGGGGCCTGGACAACACGGTGCGCTGCTGGGACCTGCGGGAGGGCCGCCAGCTGCAGCAGCACGACTTCAGCTCCCAG ATTTTTTCCCTGGGCCACTGCCCCAACCAGGACTGGCTGGCCGTGGGCATGGAAAGCAGCAACGTGGAGATCCTGCACGTGCGCAAGCCGGAGAAGTACCAGCTGCACCTGCACGAGAGCTGTGTGCTCTCCCTCAAGTTCGCCTCTTGCG ggCGGTGGTTTGTGAGCACCGGGAAGGACAACCTGCTCAACGCCTGGAGGACGCCGTATGGAGCCAGCATCTTCCAG TCCAAGGAGTCCTCCTCGGTCCTGAGCTGTGACATCTCTGGGAATAACAAGTACATCGTGACTGGCTCTGGTGACAAGAAGGCTACTGTGTATGAGGTGGTCTACTGA
- the TLE2 gene encoding transducin-like enhancer protein 2 isoform X3 gives MYPQGRHPTPLQSGQPFKFSILEICDRIKEEFQFLQAQYHSLKLECEKLASEKTEMQRHYVMYYEMSYGLNIEMHKQAEIVKRLSGICTQIIPFLSQEHQQQVLQAVERAKQVTVGELNSLIGQQQLQPLSHHVPPVPLTPRPAGLLGGSATGLLALSGALAAQAQLAAAAKEERAGAGPEGARVERVPSRSVSPSPPESLVEEERLSGPGGTGKLRAEDKDLAGPYESDEDKSDYNLVVDEDQPSEPPSPASTPCGKTPVCAAARRDLVDSPASVASSLGSPVPRAKELILNDLPASTPVSKSCDSSPPQDTSTPGPSSAGHLRQLAAKPPPATDGVALRSPLSLSSPFTTSFSLGSHSTLNGDLSVPSSYVSLHLSPQVSGSVVYGRSPMMAFESHPHLRSSSISSLPSMPGGKPAYSFHVSADGQMQPVPFPSDALVGAGIPRHVRQLHTLAHGEVVCAVTISGSTQHVYTGGKGCVKVWDVGQPGAKTPVAQLDCLNRDNYIRSCKLLPDGRSLIVGGEASTLSIWDLAAPTPRIKAELTSSAPACYALAVSPDAKVCFSCCSDGNIVVWDLQNQTMVRPPSLQAVPGPHRRRQLHRHFRLRHPPVDRGPGQHGALLGPAGGPPAAAARLQLPDFFPGPLPQPGLAGRGHGKQQRGDPARAQAGEVPAAPARELCALPQVRLLRAVVCEHREGQPAQRLEDAVWSQHLPVQGVLLGPEL, from the exons ATGTACCCCCAGGGAAGGCACCCG acCCCACTGCAGTCGGGCCAGCCGTTCAAGTTCTCGATCCTGGAGATCTGCGACCGGATCAAAGAGGAATTCCAGTTCCTCCAGGCTCAGTACCACAG CCTCAAGCTGGAGTGCGAGAAGCTGGCCAGTGAGAAGACGGAAATGCAGAGACATTATGTCATG TACTATGAGATGTCATACGGACTCAACATCGAAATGCACAAGCAG GCCGAGATCGTCAAGCGCCTCAGTGGCATCTGCACGCAGATTATCCCCTTCCTGTCCCAGGAG CACCAGCAGCAGGTGCTGCAGGCCGTGGAGCGGGCCAAGCAGGTGACGGTCGGCGAGCTGAACAGCCTCATCGGG CAGCAGCAGCTCCAGCCGCTGTCCCACCACGTGCCCCCCGTGCCCCTCACCCCGCGCCCCGCCGGGCTGCTGGGCGGCAGCGCCACGGGGCTGCTGGCCCTGTCGGGGGCGCTGGCAGCGCAGGCGCAGCTGGCAGCCGCGGCCAAGGAGGAGCGCGCAGGCGCGGGGCCCGAGGGGGCCCGAG TGGAGAGAGTTCCCAGCAGG AGCGTGTCCCCCTCGCCCCCCGAAAGTCTGGTGGAGGAGGAGCGCCTGAGCGGCCCGGGTGGCACCGGGAAGCTGAGAGCGGAGGACAAGGACCTGGCGGGGCCCTAC gagAGCGATGAGGACAAGAGCGACTACAATTTGGTGGTGGACGAG GACCAGCCCTCGGAGCCCCCCAGCCCAGCCAGCACCCCGTGTGGCAAGACCCCCGTCTGCGCGGCCGCCCGGCGGGACCTGGTGGACAGTCCGGCCTCCGTAGCTTCCAGCCTCGGCTCCCCGGTCCCCAGGGCCAAGGAGCTCATCCTG AACGACCTTCCCGCCAGCACCCCCGTCTCCAAGTCCTGCGACTCCTCCCCGCCCCAGGACACCTCCACCCCCGGGCCCAGCTCAGCCGGTCACCTCCGCCAGCTCGCCGCCAAGCCGCCGCCTGCCACCGACGGCGTCG CCCTGAGGAGCCCCCTGAGCCTGTCCAGCCCCTTCACCACCTCCTTCAGCCTGGGCTCCCACAGCACCCTCAATGGGGACCTCTCCGTGCCCAGCTCCTACGTCAGCCTCCACCTGTCCCCCCAGGTCAGCGGCTCCGTAGTGTATGGACGCTCCCCCATG ATGGCGTTTGAGTCGCACCCGCACCTCCGCAGCTCGTCCATCTCTTCCCTGCCCAGCATGCCTGGGGGCAAACC GGCCTACTCCTTCCACGTGTCCGCGGACGGGCAGATGCAGCCGGTGCCCTTCCCCTCCGACGCCCTGGTGGGCGCCGGCATCCCGCGGCACGTCCGGCAGCTGCACACGCTGGCGCACGGCGAGGTGGTCTGCGCCGTCACCATCAGCGGCTCCACGCAGCACGTGTACACGGGCGGCAAGGGCTGCGTGAAGGTGTGGGACGTGGGCCAGCCCGGAGCCAAGACGCCCGTGGCCCAGCTTGACTGCCTG AACCGGGACAACTACATCCGCTCCTGCAAGCTGCTGCCCGACGGCCGGAGTCTGATCGTGGGCGGCGAGGCCAGCACCCTGTCCATCTGGGACCTGGCGGCGCCCACCCCGCGCATCAAGGCCGAGCTGACCTCCTCGGCGCCCGCCTGCTACGCCCTGGCCGTCAGCCCCGACGCCAAGGTCTGCTTCTCCTGCTGCAGCGACGGCAACATCGTGGTCTGGGACCTGCAGAACCAGACCATGGTCAG GCCCCCCTCCCTCCAGGCAGTTCCAGGGCCACACCGACGGCGCCAGCTGCATCGACATTTCCGACTACGGCACCCGCCTGTGGACCGGGGGCCTGGACAACACGGTGCGCTGCTGGGACCTGCGGGAGGGCCGCCAGCTGCAGCAGCACGACTTCAGCTCCCAG ATTTTTTCCCTGGGCCACTGCCCCAACCAGGACTGGCTGGCCGTGGGCATGGAAAGCAGCAACGTGGAGATCCTGCACGTGCGCAAGCCGGAGAAGTACCAGCTGCACCTGCACGAGAGCTGTGTGCTCTCCCTCAAGTTCGCCTCTTGCG ggCGGTGGTTTGTGAGCACCGGGAAGGACAACCTGCTCAACGCCTGGAGGACGCCGTATGGAGCCAGCATCTTCCAG TCCAAGGAGTCCTCCTCGGTCCTGAGCTGTGA
- the TLE2 gene encoding transducin-like enhancer protein 2 isoform X1 → MYPQGRHPTPLQSGQPFKFSILEICDRIKEEFQFLQAQYHSLKLECEKLASEKTEMQRHYVMYYEMSYGLNIEMHKQAEIVKRLSGICTQIIPFLSQEHQQQVLQAVERAKQVTVGELNSLIGQQQLQPLSHHVPPVPLTPRPAGLLGGSATGLLALSGALAAQAQLAAAAKEERAGAGPEGARVERVPSRSVSPSPPESLVEEERLSGPGGTGKLRAEDKDLAGPYESDEDKSDYNLVVDEDQPSEPPSPASTPCGKTPVCAAARRDLVDSPASVASSLGSPVPRAKELILNDLPASTPVSKSCDSSPPQDTSTPGPSSAGHLRQLAAKPPPATDGVALRSPLSLSSPFTTSFSLGSHSTLNGDLSVPSSYVSLHLSPQVSGSVVYGRSPMMAFESHPHLRSSSISSLPSMPGGKPAYSFHVSADGQMQPVPFPSDALVGAGIPRHVRQLHTLAHGEVVCAVTISGSTQHVYTGGKGCVKVWDVGQPGAKTPVAQLDCLNRDNYIRSCKLLPDGRSLIVGGEASTLSIWDLAAPTPRIKAELTSSAPACYALAVSPDAKVCFSCCSDGNIVVWDLQNQTMVRQFQGHTDGASCIDISDYGTRLWTGGLDNTVRCWDLREGRQLQQHDFSSQIFSLGHCPNQDWLAVGMESSNVEILHVRKPEKYQLHLHESCVLSLKFASCGRWFVSTGKDNLLNAWRTPYGASIFQSKESSSVLSCDISGNNKYIVTGSGDKKATVYEVVY, encoded by the exons ATGTACCCCCAGGGAAGGCACCCG acCCCACTGCAGTCGGGCCAGCCGTTCAAGTTCTCGATCCTGGAGATCTGCGACCGGATCAAAGAGGAATTCCAGTTCCTCCAGGCTCAGTACCACAG CCTCAAGCTGGAGTGCGAGAAGCTGGCCAGTGAGAAGACGGAAATGCAGAGACATTATGTCATG TACTATGAGATGTCATACGGACTCAACATCGAAATGCACAAGCAG GCCGAGATCGTCAAGCGCCTCAGTGGCATCTGCACGCAGATTATCCCCTTCCTGTCCCAGGAG CACCAGCAGCAGGTGCTGCAGGCCGTGGAGCGGGCCAAGCAGGTGACGGTCGGCGAGCTGAACAGCCTCATCGGG CAGCAGCAGCTCCAGCCGCTGTCCCACCACGTGCCCCCCGTGCCCCTCACCCCGCGCCCCGCCGGGCTGCTGGGCGGCAGCGCCACGGGGCTGCTGGCCCTGTCGGGGGCGCTGGCAGCGCAGGCGCAGCTGGCAGCCGCGGCCAAGGAGGAGCGCGCAGGCGCGGGGCCCGAGGGGGCCCGAG TGGAGAGAGTTCCCAGCAGG AGCGTGTCCCCCTCGCCCCCCGAAAGTCTGGTGGAGGAGGAGCGCCTGAGCGGCCCGGGTGGCACCGGGAAGCTGAGAGCGGAGGACAAGGACCTGGCGGGGCCCTAC gagAGCGATGAGGACAAGAGCGACTACAATTTGGTGGTGGACGAG GACCAGCCCTCGGAGCCCCCCAGCCCAGCCAGCACCCCGTGTGGCAAGACCCCCGTCTGCGCGGCCGCCCGGCGGGACCTGGTGGACAGTCCGGCCTCCGTAGCTTCCAGCCTCGGCTCCCCGGTCCCCAGGGCCAAGGAGCTCATCCTG AACGACCTTCCCGCCAGCACCCCCGTCTCCAAGTCCTGCGACTCCTCCCCGCCCCAGGACACCTCCACCCCCGGGCCCAGCTCAGCCGGTCACCTCCGCCAGCTCGCCGCCAAGCCGCCGCCTGCCACCGACGGCGTCG CCCTGAGGAGCCCCCTGAGCCTGTCCAGCCCCTTCACCACCTCCTTCAGCCTGGGCTCCCACAGCACCCTCAATGGGGACCTCTCCGTGCCCAGCTCCTACGTCAGCCTCCACCTGTCCCCCCAGGTCAGCGGCTCCGTAGTGTATGGACGCTCCCCCATG ATGGCGTTTGAGTCGCACCCGCACCTCCGCAGCTCGTCCATCTCTTCCCTGCCCAGCATGCCTGGGGGCAAACC GGCCTACTCCTTCCACGTGTCCGCGGACGGGCAGATGCAGCCGGTGCCCTTCCCCTCCGACGCCCTGGTGGGCGCCGGCATCCCGCGGCACGTCCGGCAGCTGCACACGCTGGCGCACGGCGAGGTGGTCTGCGCCGTCACCATCAGCGGCTCCACGCAGCACGTGTACACGGGCGGCAAGGGCTGCGTGAAGGTGTGGGACGTGGGCCAGCCCGGAGCCAAGACGCCCGTGGCCCAGCTTGACTGCCTG AACCGGGACAACTACATCCGCTCCTGCAAGCTGCTGCCCGACGGCCGGAGTCTGATCGTGGGCGGCGAGGCCAGCACCCTGTCCATCTGGGACCTGGCGGCGCCCACCCCGCGCATCAAGGCCGAGCTGACCTCCTCGGCGCCCGCCTGCTACGCCCTGGCCGTCAGCCCCGACGCCAAGGTCTGCTTCTCCTGCTGCAGCGACGGCAACATCGTGGTCTGGGACCTGCAGAACCAGACCATGGTCAG GCAGTTCCAGGGCCACACCGACGGCGCCAGCTGCATCGACATTTCCGACTACGGCACCCGCCTGTGGACCGGGGGCCTGGACAACACGGTGCGCTGCTGGGACCTGCGGGAGGGCCGCCAGCTGCAGCAGCACGACTTCAGCTCCCAG ATTTTTTCCCTGGGCCACTGCCCCAACCAGGACTGGCTGGCCGTGGGCATGGAAAGCAGCAACGTGGAGATCCTGCACGTGCGCAAGCCGGAGAAGTACCAGCTGCACCTGCACGAGAGCTGTGTGCTCTCCCTCAAGTTCGCCTCTTGCG ggCGGTGGTTTGTGAGCACCGGGAAGGACAACCTGCTCAACGCCTGGAGGACGCCGTATGGAGCCAGCATCTTCCAG TCCAAGGAGTCCTCCTCGGTCCTGAGCTGTGACATCTCTGGGAATAACAAGTACATCGTGACTGGCTCTGGTGACAAGAAGGCTACTGTGTATGAGGTGGTCTACTGA
- the TLE2 gene encoding transducin-like enhancer protein 2 isoform X2, whose translation MYPQGRHPTPLQSGQPFKFSILEICDRIKEEFQFLQAQYHSLKLECEKLASEKTEMQRHYVMYYEMSYGLNIEMHKQAEIVKRLSGICTQIIPFLSQEHQQQVLQAVERAKQVTVGELNSLIGQQLQPLSHHVPPVPLTPRPAGLLGGSATGLLALSGALAAQAQLAAAAKEERAGAGPEGARVERVPSRSVSPSPPESLVEEERLSGPGGTGKLRAEDKDLAGPYESDEDKSDYNLVVDEDQPSEPPSPASTPCGKTPVCAAARRDLVDSPASVASSLGSPVPRAKELILNDLPASTPVSKSCDSSPPQDTSTPGPSSAGHLRQLAAKPPPATDGVALRSPLSLSSPFTTSFSLGSHSTLNGDLSVPSSYVSLHLSPQVSGSVVYGRSPMMAFESHPHLRSSSISSLPSMPGGKPAYSFHVSADGQMQPVPFPSDALVGAGIPRHVRQLHTLAHGEVVCAVTISGSTQHVYTGGKGCVKVWDVGQPGAKTPVAQLDCLNRDNYIRSCKLLPDGRSLIVGGEASTLSIWDLAAPTPRIKAELTSSAPACYALAVSPDAKVCFSCCSDGNIVVWDLQNQTMVRQFQGHTDGASCIDISDYGTRLWTGGLDNTVRCWDLREGRQLQQHDFSSQIFSLGHCPNQDWLAVGMESSNVEILHVRKPEKYQLHLHESCVLSLKFASCGRWFVSTGKDNLLNAWRTPYGASIFQSKESSSVLSCDISGNNKYIVTGSGDKKATVYEVVY comes from the exons ATGTACCCCCAGGGAAGGCACCCG acCCCACTGCAGTCGGGCCAGCCGTTCAAGTTCTCGATCCTGGAGATCTGCGACCGGATCAAAGAGGAATTCCAGTTCCTCCAGGCTCAGTACCACAG CCTCAAGCTGGAGTGCGAGAAGCTGGCCAGTGAGAAGACGGAAATGCAGAGACATTATGTCATG TACTATGAGATGTCATACGGACTCAACATCGAAATGCACAAGCAG GCCGAGATCGTCAAGCGCCTCAGTGGCATCTGCACGCAGATTATCCCCTTCCTGTCCCAGGAG CACCAGCAGCAGGTGCTGCAGGCCGTGGAGCGGGCCAAGCAGGTGACGGTCGGCGAGCTGAACAGCCTCATCGGG CAGCAGCTCCAGCCGCTGTCCCACCACGTGCCCCCCGTGCCCCTCACCCCGCGCCCCGCCGGGCTGCTGGGCGGCAGCGCCACGGGGCTGCTGGCCCTGTCGGGGGCGCTGGCAGCGCAGGCGCAGCTGGCAGCCGCGGCCAAGGAGGAGCGCGCAGGCGCGGGGCCCGAGGGGGCCCGAG TGGAGAGAGTTCCCAGCAGG AGCGTGTCCCCCTCGCCCCCCGAAAGTCTGGTGGAGGAGGAGCGCCTGAGCGGCCCGGGTGGCACCGGGAAGCTGAGAGCGGAGGACAAGGACCTGGCGGGGCCCTAC gagAGCGATGAGGACAAGAGCGACTACAATTTGGTGGTGGACGAG GACCAGCCCTCGGAGCCCCCCAGCCCAGCCAGCACCCCGTGTGGCAAGACCCCCGTCTGCGCGGCCGCCCGGCGGGACCTGGTGGACAGTCCGGCCTCCGTAGCTTCCAGCCTCGGCTCCCCGGTCCCCAGGGCCAAGGAGCTCATCCTG AACGACCTTCCCGCCAGCACCCCCGTCTCCAAGTCCTGCGACTCCTCCCCGCCCCAGGACACCTCCACCCCCGGGCCCAGCTCAGCCGGTCACCTCCGCCAGCTCGCCGCCAAGCCGCCGCCTGCCACCGACGGCGTCG CCCTGAGGAGCCCCCTGAGCCTGTCCAGCCCCTTCACCACCTCCTTCAGCCTGGGCTCCCACAGCACCCTCAATGGGGACCTCTCCGTGCCCAGCTCCTACGTCAGCCTCCACCTGTCCCCCCAGGTCAGCGGCTCCGTAGTGTATGGACGCTCCCCCATG ATGGCGTTTGAGTCGCACCCGCACCTCCGCAGCTCGTCCATCTCTTCCCTGCCCAGCATGCCTGGGGGCAAACC GGCCTACTCCTTCCACGTGTCCGCGGACGGGCAGATGCAGCCGGTGCCCTTCCCCTCCGACGCCCTGGTGGGCGCCGGCATCCCGCGGCACGTCCGGCAGCTGCACACGCTGGCGCACGGCGAGGTGGTCTGCGCCGTCACCATCAGCGGCTCCACGCAGCACGTGTACACGGGCGGCAAGGGCTGCGTGAAGGTGTGGGACGTGGGCCAGCCCGGAGCCAAGACGCCCGTGGCCCAGCTTGACTGCCTG AACCGGGACAACTACATCCGCTCCTGCAAGCTGCTGCCCGACGGCCGGAGTCTGATCGTGGGCGGCGAGGCCAGCACCCTGTCCATCTGGGACCTGGCGGCGCCCACCCCGCGCATCAAGGCCGAGCTGACCTCCTCGGCGCCCGCCTGCTACGCCCTGGCCGTCAGCCCCGACGCCAAGGTCTGCTTCTCCTGCTGCAGCGACGGCAACATCGTGGTCTGGGACCTGCAGAACCAGACCATGGTCAG GCAGTTCCAGGGCCACACCGACGGCGCCAGCTGCATCGACATTTCCGACTACGGCACCCGCCTGTGGACCGGGGGCCTGGACAACACGGTGCGCTGCTGGGACCTGCGGGAGGGCCGCCAGCTGCAGCAGCACGACTTCAGCTCCCAG ATTTTTTCCCTGGGCCACTGCCCCAACCAGGACTGGCTGGCCGTGGGCATGGAAAGCAGCAACGTGGAGATCCTGCACGTGCGCAAGCCGGAGAAGTACCAGCTGCACCTGCACGAGAGCTGTGTGCTCTCCCTCAAGTTCGCCTCTTGCG ggCGGTGGTTTGTGAGCACCGGGAAGGACAACCTGCTCAACGCCTGGAGGACGCCGTATGGAGCCAGCATCTTCCAG TCCAAGGAGTCCTCCTCGGTCCTGAGCTGTGACATCTCTGGGAATAACAAGTACATCGTGACTGGCTCTGGTGACAAGAAGGCTACTGTGTATGAGGTGGTCTACTGA
- the TLE2 gene encoding transducin-like enhancer protein 2 isoform X4 — MQRHYVMYYEMSYGLNIEMHKQAEIVKRLSGICTQIIPFLSQEHQQQVLQAVERAKQVTVGELNSLIGQQQLQPLSHHVPPVPLTPRPAGLLGGSATGLLALSGALAAQAQLAAAAKEERAGAGPEGARVERVPSRSVSPSPPESLVEEERLSGPGGTGKLRAEDKDLAGPYESDEDKSDYNLVVDEDQPSEPPSPASTPCGKTPVCAAARRDLVDSPASVASSLGSPVPRAKELILNDLPASTPVSKSCDSSPPQDTSTPGPSSAGHLRQLAAKPPPATDGVALRSPLSLSSPFTTSFSLGSHSTLNGDLSVPSSYVSLHLSPQVSGSVVYGRSPMMAFESHPHLRSSSISSLPSMPGGKPAYSFHVSADGQMQPVPFPSDALVGAGIPRHVRQLHTLAHGEVVCAVTISGSTQHVYTGGKGCVKVWDVGQPGAKTPVAQLDCLNRDNYIRSCKLLPDGRSLIVGGEASTLSIWDLAAPTPRIKAELTSSAPACYALAVSPDAKVCFSCCSDGNIVVWDLQNQTMVRQFQGHTDGASCIDISDYGTRLWTGGLDNTVRCWDLREGRQLQQHDFSSQIFSLGHCPNQDWLAVGMESSNVEILHVRKPEKYQLHLHESCVLSLKFASCGRWFVSTGKDNLLNAWRTPYGASIFQSKESSSVLSCDISGNNKYIVTGSGDKKATVYEVVY, encoded by the exons ATGCAGAGACATTATGTCATG TACTATGAGATGTCATACGGACTCAACATCGAAATGCACAAGCAG GCCGAGATCGTCAAGCGCCTCAGTGGCATCTGCACGCAGATTATCCCCTTCCTGTCCCAGGAG CACCAGCAGCAGGTGCTGCAGGCCGTGGAGCGGGCCAAGCAGGTGACGGTCGGCGAGCTGAACAGCCTCATCGGG CAGCAGCAGCTCCAGCCGCTGTCCCACCACGTGCCCCCCGTGCCCCTCACCCCGCGCCCCGCCGGGCTGCTGGGCGGCAGCGCCACGGGGCTGCTGGCCCTGTCGGGGGCGCTGGCAGCGCAGGCGCAGCTGGCAGCCGCGGCCAAGGAGGAGCGCGCAGGCGCGGGGCCCGAGGGGGCCCGAG TGGAGAGAGTTCCCAGCAGG AGCGTGTCCCCCTCGCCCCCCGAAAGTCTGGTGGAGGAGGAGCGCCTGAGCGGCCCGGGTGGCACCGGGAAGCTGAGAGCGGAGGACAAGGACCTGGCGGGGCCCTAC gagAGCGATGAGGACAAGAGCGACTACAATTTGGTGGTGGACGAG GACCAGCCCTCGGAGCCCCCCAGCCCAGCCAGCACCCCGTGTGGCAAGACCCCCGTCTGCGCGGCCGCCCGGCGGGACCTGGTGGACAGTCCGGCCTCCGTAGCTTCCAGCCTCGGCTCCCCGGTCCCCAGGGCCAAGGAGCTCATCCTG AACGACCTTCCCGCCAGCACCCCCGTCTCCAAGTCCTGCGACTCCTCCCCGCCCCAGGACACCTCCACCCCCGGGCCCAGCTCAGCCGGTCACCTCCGCCAGCTCGCCGCCAAGCCGCCGCCTGCCACCGACGGCGTCG CCCTGAGGAGCCCCCTGAGCCTGTCCAGCCCCTTCACCACCTCCTTCAGCCTGGGCTCCCACAGCACCCTCAATGGGGACCTCTCCGTGCCCAGCTCCTACGTCAGCCTCCACCTGTCCCCCCAGGTCAGCGGCTCCGTAGTGTATGGACGCTCCCCCATG ATGGCGTTTGAGTCGCACCCGCACCTCCGCAGCTCGTCCATCTCTTCCCTGCCCAGCATGCCTGGGGGCAAACC GGCCTACTCCTTCCACGTGTCCGCGGACGGGCAGATGCAGCCGGTGCCCTTCCCCTCCGACGCCCTGGTGGGCGCCGGCATCCCGCGGCACGTCCGGCAGCTGCACACGCTGGCGCACGGCGAGGTGGTCTGCGCCGTCACCATCAGCGGCTCCACGCAGCACGTGTACACGGGCGGCAAGGGCTGCGTGAAGGTGTGGGACGTGGGCCAGCCCGGAGCCAAGACGCCCGTGGCCCAGCTTGACTGCCTG AACCGGGACAACTACATCCGCTCCTGCAAGCTGCTGCCCGACGGCCGGAGTCTGATCGTGGGCGGCGAGGCCAGCACCCTGTCCATCTGGGACCTGGCGGCGCCCACCCCGCGCATCAAGGCCGAGCTGACCTCCTCGGCGCCCGCCTGCTACGCCCTGGCCGTCAGCCCCGACGCCAAGGTCTGCTTCTCCTGCTGCAGCGACGGCAACATCGTGGTCTGGGACCTGCAGAACCAGACCATGGTCAG GCAGTTCCAGGGCCACACCGACGGCGCCAGCTGCATCGACATTTCCGACTACGGCACCCGCCTGTGGACCGGGGGCCTGGACAACACGGTGCGCTGCTGGGACCTGCGGGAGGGCCGCCAGCTGCAGCAGCACGACTTCAGCTCCCAG ATTTTTTCCCTGGGCCACTGCCCCAACCAGGACTGGCTGGCCGTGGGCATGGAAAGCAGCAACGTGGAGATCCTGCACGTGCGCAAGCCGGAGAAGTACCAGCTGCACCTGCACGAGAGCTGTGTGCTCTCCCTCAAGTTCGCCTCTTGCG ggCGGTGGTTTGTGAGCACCGGGAAGGACAACCTGCTCAACGCCTGGAGGACGCCGTATGGAGCCAGCATCTTCCAG TCCAAGGAGTCCTCCTCGGTCCTGAGCTGTGACATCTCTGGGAATAACAAGTACATCGTGACTGGCTCTGGTGACAAGAAGGCTACTGTGTATGAGGTGGTCTACTGA